The Spirochaetota bacterium genome contains a region encoding:
- a CDS encoding helix-turn-helix domain-containing protein codes for MALQDKSSARRPWRIVFILCSRSPVTTAYHVRSTLRFVFGAQEICDASLCSFDLIPITLADDAAIRTELQSLKRMQFDGAIVFADDGYRRFFPNLVRAVGDKPCVRVYHPSFFPDGNTVMNDYSSIMADIFSLVKKRRHPALGFIGVMPGEHVPLWFRLYREGMAQHGMPINPSHIYGVSRENGVPVVPKPYRDLFNENSAALDHDRAKRLCTSYYRETAHAFCSSYPMPDAVIVSNPNLAHFISASTKTHGTIAPEIISMSRYIFEAFPTEHMAHVADDHEEMGQLAAAALIDILAGKRPRTGQRILLKAGIISYRSGADNGQNDPFPSMVREFVLRHYRLPNIAERLASALALNRDYLRKKVLRVSGLVLNDMIHAERVKHAKNMLSFTSMPIIDIAYAVGYDSLRTFNRIFRHVAGAAPRDFRAERRI; via the coding sequence GTGGCACTACAGGACAAAAGCAGTGCGCGTCGCCCGTGGCGCATCGTATTCATTCTCTGTTCACGTTCCCCGGTCACGACCGCGTATCACGTTCGCTCGACGCTTCGTTTCGTATTTGGCGCCCAGGAGATCTGCGACGCTTCGTTATGCTCGTTCGATCTCATCCCGATCACGCTTGCCGACGATGCGGCGATCCGAACAGAGCTGCAGTCGCTGAAGCGTATGCAATTCGACGGAGCTATCGTGTTCGCCGACGACGGATATCGCCGTTTTTTCCCGAATCTCGTCCGGGCGGTCGGGGACAAACCCTGCGTGCGCGTGTATCATCCTTCGTTCTTCCCCGACGGCAATACCGTGATGAACGACTACTCCTCGATAATGGCCGATATTTTCTCCCTTGTAAAAAAACGCCGGCACCCTGCGCTCGGTTTTATCGGCGTTATGCCGGGTGAGCATGTGCCGTTGTGGTTCCGGCTCTATCGCGAAGGGATGGCGCAACACGGCATGCCGATCAATCCCTCGCATATCTATGGGGTCTCCCGCGAGAACGGCGTTCCTGTCGTTCCGAAACCGTATCGAGACCTCTTCAATGAAAATTCGGCCGCACTCGATCATGATCGGGCGAAGCGTCTTTGCACGTCCTATTATCGCGAGACCGCACATGCCTTCTGCTCTTCCTATCCAATGCCGGATGCGGTCATCGTCTCAAACCCGAATCTGGCACACTTCATTTCCGCCAGCACGAAAACGCACGGCACGATCGCGCCGGAGATAATATCGATGTCTCGGTATATCTTCGAGGCGTTCCCCACGGAACACATGGCGCATGTCGCCGACGATCACGAGGAGATGGGGCAACTGGCCGCGGCTGCGCTCATCGATATACTCGCCGGGAAAAGACCTCGTACCGGACAGCGCATACTTCTGAAAGCCGGCATCATTTCGTATCGCTCCGGTGCGGACAATGGACAGAATGACCCATTCCCCTCGATGGTGCGGGAATTCGTACTGCGCCACTATCGCCTGCCGAATATCGCCGAGCGGCTCGCATCGGCGCTCGCCCTCAACCGTGATTATCTCCGGAAAAAAGTACTGCGCGTTTCGGGACTCGTGTTGAATGACATGATACATGCGGAGCGGGTGAAACACGCGAAAAATATGCTCTCGTTCACTTCGATGCCCATCATCGACATCGCCTACGCGGTCGGCTACGATAGTCTGAGAACATTCAACAGAATATTCAGGCACGTCGCAGGGGCCGCCCCGCGTGATTTTCGGGCTGAGCGGCGTATCTGA
- a CDS encoding alpha/beta hydrolase family protein has translation MALIHCDFFSESLGISSSMYVILPQTTHGQIGMKGVAKKKIFPVLYLLHGMSDDHTIWLRRTSIERYVAPLSLAVVMPAANRSFYVDQKYGYKYETFIADELPRIVSSFFPISAKREDKFIAGLSMGGYGAFRIAMTYPERYAAAASLSGVVDLISFKNRPDRMHDAALAFGDMTADEEKKIDVFARAKALSRRKYKRMPLFQCCGTEDFLYEGNVKFREHAKKLKLDLTYEEETGTHEWGYWDKKIQNVLAWLPIQ, from the coding sequence ATGGCGCTCATTCATTGTGACTTTTTCTCCGAATCGCTCGGCATCTCTTCATCGATGTACGTAATACTGCCCCAGACGACGCACGGCCAGATCGGCATGAAGGGTGTGGCGAAAAAAAAGATATTCCCCGTGCTCTATCTCCTTCACGGCATGTCCGATGATCACACGATATGGCTCCGCCGCACATCGATAGAACGCTACGTCGCACCGCTCTCGCTCGCGGTGGTCATGCCCGCGGCGAATCGGAGCTTTTACGTCGATCAGAAATACGGCTATAAATACGAAACATTCATCGCCGACGAACTGCCGCGCATCGTCTCATCGTTCTTTCCCATTTCGGCGAAACGCGAGGATAAATTCATCGCCGGGCTTTCCATGGGGGGCTACGGGGCATTCCGCATCGCCATGACGTATCCGGAACGCTATGCCGCTGCCGCAAGCCTTTCCGGTGTCGTCGATCTTATCTCGTTCAAGAACCGCCCCGATCGAATGCACGACGCTGCACTTGCCTTCGGCGATATGACGGCCGACGAGGAAAAGAAGATTGATGTGTTCGCCCGTGCAAAAGCGCTCTCGCGGAGAAAATACAAGCGCATGCCGCTATTCCAGTGTTGCGGTACCGAGGACTTCCTTTATGAAGGTAATGTTAAATTCCGCGAACATGCGAAGAAGCTGAAGCTTGATCTCACGTATGAGGAAGAAACGGGTACGCATGAGTGGGGATATTGGGATAAGAAGATACAGAACGTGCTCGCGTGGCTGCCGATACAATGA